One Streptococcus sp. VT 162 genomic window, TATTTACTCTATTATTTTAGGGAAAATAAAGGTGGAAATCGGGAATTTTTCTAGAAAAGAGTCTTAGTTGTATGAGAAAATTTAATAGCCATTCGATTCCGATTCGGCTTAATTTACTATTTGCGATTGTCATCCTGCTCTTTATGGCCATTATTGGTCGTTTGTTATACATGCAGGTGCTCAATAAAGATTTTTATGAAACAAAATTGGCCTCAGCCAGCCAAACAAGGGTAACAACCAGTTCAGCTCGTGGACAGATCTATGATGCGGCAGGGAAACCCTTGGTAGAAAACATTGTCAAGCAGGTTGTTTCTTTCACACGAAACAATAAAATGACGGCAGCTGAATTGAAGGAGACAGCCAAGAAACTCCTCACATATGTAAATGTAACTTCCCCAGATCTGACTGATCGACAGATTGCAGACTACTACTTGGCGGACCAGGATATTTACAAAAAAACAGTCGAATCCTTGCCAAGCGACAAACGCCTGGATTCAGATGGGAACCGCTTATCGGAAGCGACACTTTACAATAATGCGGTTGAAAGCATTGACGTGAGTCAACTTAATTATACAGACGACCAGAAAAAGGAAATCTATCTCTTTAGTCAGCTCAATGCTGTTGAAAATTTTGCAACGGGTACCATTTCTACGGATGCCTTAGATGATACCCAAGTTGCTCTCGTTGCATCAGCGTCCAAGGAATTACCAGGTATCAGCATTTCAACCTCATGGGATCGTAAAGTCCTAGACACTTCTTTGTCAACAATCGTTGGTAGCGTTTCAAATGAGAAGTCAGGACTTCCGGCTGAGGAAGTTGATGCTTATCTCAAAAAAGGCTATTCTCTCAATGACCGAGTGGGAACTTCCTATCTTGAAAAGCAATATGAAGATGTTCTTCAAGGGAAACGTTCCGTCAAGGAAATCCACCTCGACAAACACGGAAATATGGAAAGTGTGGAAAATGTCGAAGAAGGAAGTAAAGGAAACAACATCAAGTTAACGGTTGACCTAGCTTTCCAGAATGGTGTGGACGACCTACTCAAGAGCTATTTCAACTCAGAGTTGGGTAACGGTGGAGCCAAATATTCTGAAGGGGTTTACGCCGTAGCCCTCAATCCTAAAACCGGTGCAGTTTTGGCCATGTCAGGTGTCAAGCATGATGTCGAATCCGGAAAATTAAGTTCAGATTCGCTTGGAACGATAACCAATGTCTTTGTACCAGGATCTGTCGTTAAGGCAGCGACCATCAGCTCTGGTTGGGAAAATGGAGTCTTGTCAGGCAATCAAACCTTGACAGACCAACCGATTGTTTTCCAAGGTTCGGCCCCTATCAATTCATGGTACACCTTGTCCTATGGCTCTTTCCCTATCACAGCAGTTGAGGCTCTAGAATACTCTTCTAATACCTATATGGTTCAAACCGCGCTAGGAATCATGGGACAGACCTACACACCAAATATGACAGTCGCAACGGGACAGTTAGAGACTGCAATGGGCAAATTGCGATCAACTTTTGGGGAATATGGACTCGGAGCTTCAACAGGGATTGACCTCCCAGATGAATCTACAGGATTTACGCCAAAAGAATTTGATTTGGGGAACTATATCAATAATTCCTTTGGTCAGTTTGATAACTACACACCTATGCAGTTAGCCCAGTATGTCGCAACCATTGCAAACAATGGCGTACGTTTGGCTCCTCACATCGTTGAAGGAGTTTATGGAAACAATGACCAAGGTGGCTTAGGCAGCCTGGTTCAAGAAACAGCCACTAAGGAACTAAACAAGGTCAATATCTCAGAATCAGATATGGCTATCTTGCAGCAAGGTTTCTATCAAGTTTCGCATGGAACGAGTGCTCTGACAACTGGTCGTGCCTTTTCAAATGGCGCAGCCGTTTCCATCAGCGGGAAAACGGGTACTGCCGAAAGTTACGTTAATGGCGGTCAAAAAGCCAATAATACCAACGCAGTCGCCTATGCACCGACCGAAAATCCTCAAATTGCGGTCGCAGTCGTCTTTCCTCATAATACCAACCTTACAAACGGTGTCGGACCTTCAATTGCACGAGACATTATCAACCTCTATAACCAACACCATCCAATGAATTAGAAAGGAACTTATGCTGTATCCAACACCTATTGCCAAGCTGATTGATAGCTATTCAAAGTTACCAGGTATCGGAATCAAAACGGCTACCCGCCTAGCCTTCTATACCATTGGAATGTCTGATGATGATGTCAATGAATTTGCCAAAAACCTTCTATCTGCCAAGCGGGAATTGACCTATTGTTCCATCTGTGGTCGCTTGACGGATGATGATCCCTGCTCTATCTGCACAGATCCGACTCGAGACCAGACAACGATCTTGGTGCTAGAGGATAGTCGTGATGTGGCTGCTATGGAAAATATCCAAGAATACCACGGACTCTATCATGTCTTACATGGTCTTATTTCTCCAATGAATGGTATCAGTCCAGATGATATCAATCTCAAGAGCCTCATGACTCGTCTTATGGACAGTGAAGTTTCAGAGGTTATTGTGGCAACCAATGCGACGGCAGATGGAGAAGCGACATCTATGTATCTCTCTCGTCTCCTCAAGCCAGCTGGCATCAAGGTCACTCGCCTAGCACGAGGACTAGCCGTGGGAGCAGATATCGAGTATGCGGACGAAGTCACACTCTTACGAGCCATTGAAAATCGGACAGAGTTGTAGAAGTCAGTTAAAACGTAGCTCTTTTTGACACATAAGACGAGCCCTAGGAATTTTTCTAGGGCTTTGTTTTTTCTGTTTCTCACCAGAGAAGAACAAACCTTGCTAATAAAACTACTCAAACTATAAGGCATCAGAAAACCGGTCTCCAAAATGACTAGTACCGTCTTTGTCAAACACATTCAGTGAGCGATAGAGTTTATTCTAAGGAGATGAGCGCTTTTGCCCTTAGGATTTGTTTTGAAATCATACTATTTTTGTGTTATGATATGGTCAATATACAATGAATAAGGGGAGTTTGAAGTATGGGTGGAAAGATAAAATCTAGCACGATAGCAGCAGAGGCAGCTATTAATGAATTGGTCGGGTATGACACGAGCAAGAAGCAAAATCAGCAAGTAGAATTTTCATATACTTCTGAAATTGCTGGGATGGAAGCGGGACGTCAGGCCTGCAATCAAATGCTTCAGGCAGTCAGTGATTTCAGCTCGGCTGTTTTGACCCAAGCAAATAAGTTTCCAGAAATTGCTCATAAGATTGAAAAACGCGACGTAGAGCTGGCTAAGAGATGGGAACATTAAAAATGGCAGATAAGAACGAAGAAAAACGCTACAAACTTTGGCGAGAAATTGTCAAGATTGACGATAAAGAAGAAAATCTTCAGACTCTAAAAAGACAATATGAACAGCAGCTAACTCACTTTCACTCAGAAATCCAGAGTATCCACCATCGTATGGCGACTCTATTGGCTATCTCGCCTAGTTCTCGTCAGGTGATAGAGCAAATCGAAAGTGAAAATAGAACCATTCAGCGACAGGTCAACTCCTATGTAGATGAGGAACTGGATGAATTGGGAAAACAAACGAAGAAGGCTCGTCGAACTTTCGATGAAGCCAGAGAAGAACTGATATCGGAAAGGAATCGGCTACCATGGGAGTAAAATACAGCGCACAAGAATCACAAGAATTGATTCAGGCCATGACGAACAACCTCCAAGTCGCAAATGAAGTCACGGACCGCTTATCTAGTGGCTGTGATCACCTGATTTCCTCTTTAGACTCAGGTGAGCTGACAGGAGCAGCCTACACAGCTGGTAAAGGTCTCTTCACAGAGATTATCATCCCCAGCATCAAGAAGTTACAAGCAGCGATAGATGATATCCAACTAGAGTTGACTTCCTACAAAAATGCGGATGCTCAGATCTCAGGATATGGTGATTTGGACCTGGACCAACTCAAGGAACTGAAAAAATTGAGGGAAGAGCAGTTAGCTAAATTGGGGGAAAGCCTTCTCTGAGAAGACCATCCTCTACAATACTAAGTCTCAAATCGAGTCGGGTATTCAGGATTTGGATGACAAGATTGAAAAACTAGAATTTTTTGTCTCAGAGGTTTCCCAGTATTTCAGAACTAGAATTTTTTGTCTCAGAGGTTTCCCAGTATTTCAGCGATAGTCTAGAAGTCCTTAGCTTAGCGATTCAAGGAGCTACGCAACTAAGTAAAATCATTGTCGATAGCGATGGCAACTACTATGTGGACGGTGTAGACATGAGCTGGGTGCAGAAGATGAAGGATGTGAAGATTGTTTCGCATGCCAAAAGAGATTTTCAAGACTCGGAAACTCGTGCCATCAATAAAGCTTCTAGGGATATGATGTTATCAGAAGATGGTGATGCCTACTATCGTGCCGAATTAAAGAAGCGCTTAAAAGGCCACGACAAGTCCGAATGGGATAAAATAATTGACGACTACAATCACACTCTTAAGATTGATGAAACAGGGAATATCATTGAAATTCATTCCTTGGAGCAAGGCTATGTCGTTTTAAAAAATGGGAAATATGATGATGATTATACTCATTTGATTAACAAAAAGCTTGATGAACTAAAAGCCCAAAACTTTGAAGCAAATTCAGTCGAATTTTGGAGTGGAGTAGCTCAAATATTCTCTGGTTTAGGAGTTTACTTTGCGAGTGGCGCTCTCGAAACATTGAGTATCATGGCTAGTCCACCAACAGCAGGGACAAGTATCGTAGCTGGTACGGCAGCATCTGTATCAGGGGTACAATATGGGAATGTACTGATAGCTAGTGGAGCAGTAACTAGCTTATCAGCTATCACAAAGACAGCCTTACAAAATGGCGAAATTCAAGTTGATTATTCTAGCAACTACGATAGCTGGCAGGCAAATAAACCGACGAGTAAGACCATTTCCGGCAGAGGTGGTAAACTAATTGAAGGCAGAGTGGGAAATCGGAAAGTAAAAATTCGAGTGGACTTGGAACCAAATAGTGGTGCAGGAGGTCAAGGTAAGCTTCAAGTTCAATCTGGAAGTGGAAAATCGGGATATGATATTAATAGACACTTAAATATTAATGAAATTACGGGAAAAGATTATATCAGGAATTGGGTAAATAAAACTGGTGATATAAAAAATCAAACGAAAAGTGTCAAAGAGGAAATAATCGAAAGGTTATGGAAGGGTTACCAGGAAATGGTGAATTAAGGAGAAAAGAATTATGAAACTTTATATAAAAGGCGATTTTACTAAAGAAATTCCGTTTGACTATTTAGAACTAGCGAAGAGAATGTGGTTTGAAAATTATCAAGGAGAAGGGGCTTCGTGAAGAATACATCAAAATCCATGGTGAACGTGTTTATGACTACGAGGAAGACGAGTGAGAATATATATCAAAAGTGATTTTAAGCAAAAAATAACCTTTACGACAAGAGAGCTTGTTTGGAAGATGTGGTTTAAGGAACGGAATGACAAGAAAATAAGTTTCTCCAATGTTGGTGATGATGAGATGTTACAGGATGATTTTTACTTTGGTGTTCGGTTACACAAATGGTCTTCAGTTGACGAAAGATGGGATAAGGCTCCTTTTATAATTCCTAGTAATCCTTGGTTGTCTTTGGAATATGAGAGTATAACACTTGAATTTGAAAAAACTTTCATTACAGAGTGGAGAGAACGTGAGTGGAGAGAACGTGGAGATTATCTACGTATCGCAACATCCCATATAGATGTTTTAACCGTAGATAAACGTGCTATGTATATCATGGCAGTCGAGGTAGCTTCTGCTATTGACGGGCAGATCAGTGAGGATGACAAGCAGACCTGGATGGATGTAGAGACATTTAAGGAGTTGCACAAGGATGTTCTTTCACTGACTTATGATGAAGTGGTTGAAATTAGTTTGGAAGAATTAAAGACAATGATACCAGTAAGAGATCCGCTATGGGAAGAAGAAGAACGGCTTCGCGAAGAATATATTAAAATCCATGGTGAACGTGTTTATGACGACTAGGAAGACGAGTGAGACTATATCTTAAAGGCAACTACGAAATTAGTATCTATCAGGCCTGTATGGAATTTCCTTGGAAAATGTGGTTCAAAGAACGCAAAGGTGTGGAAGTTGGTTTTTCTTACGCACGTGATGATGATTTCTATTTTAGCGTTAGTTTGGATAAATTTTCTTCGAATGATGAACGTTGGGGGGTGACTGATTTTAAAATAGGAGATAATCCATGGAACTCATTTAAATATGAGTATCTAATATTGGATTTTGAAGATTCCTATGAAAGCGATGGACGCAAGAAAGGTGATTATTTGCGGATTATTTCCACTCATCTAGATATTTTAACGGTTGACAAGCGTGCGATGTATATTATGGCGATTGAAGTAGCTTCTGCCATTGACGGCCAAATCAGCGAAGACGACAAAGAAAC contains:
- a CDS encoding penicillin-binding protein; the encoded protein is MRKFNSHSIPIRLNLLFAIVILLFMAIIGRLLYMQVLNKDFYETKLASASQTRVTTSSARGQIYDAAGKPLVENIVKQVVSFTRNNKMTAAELKETAKKLLTYVNVTSPDLTDRQIADYYLADQDIYKKTVESLPSDKRLDSDGNRLSEATLYNNAVESIDVSQLNYTDDQKKEIYLFSQLNAVENFATGTISTDALDDTQVALVASASKELPGISISTSWDRKVLDTSLSTIVGSVSNEKSGLPAEEVDAYLKKGYSLNDRVGTSYLEKQYEDVLQGKRSVKEIHLDKHGNMESVENVEEGSKGNNIKLTVDLAFQNGVDDLLKSYFNSELGNGGAKYSEGVYAVALNPKTGAVLAMSGVKHDVESGKLSSDSLGTITNVFVPGSVVKAATISSGWENGVLSGNQTLTDQPIVFQGSAPINSWYTLSYGSFPITAVEALEYSSNTYMVQTALGIMGQTYTPNMTVATGQLETAMGKLRSTFGEYGLGASTGIDLPDESTGFTPKEFDLGNYINNSFGQFDNYTPMQLAQYVATIANNGVRLAPHIVEGVYGNNDQGGLGSLVQETATKELNKVNISESDMAILQQGFYQVSHGTSALTTGRAFSNGAAVSISGKTGTAESYVNGGQKANNTNAVAYAPTENPQIAVAVVFPHNTNLTNGVGPSIARDIINLYNQHHPMN
- a CDS encoding recombinase; this translates as MLYPTPIAKLIDSYSKLPGIGIKTATRLAFYTIGMSDDDVNEFAKNLLSAKRELTYCSICGRLTDDDPCSICTDPTRDQTTILVLEDSRDVAAMENIQEYHGLYHVLHGLISPMNGISPDDINLKSLMTRLMDSEVSEVIVATNATADGEATSMYLSRLLKPAGIKVTRLARGLAVGADIEYADEVTLLRAIENRTEL
- a CDS encoding type VII secretion protein, with the protein product MGGKIKSSTIAAEAAINELVGYDTSKKQNQQVEFSYTSEIAGMEAGRQACNQMLQAVSDFSSAVLTQANKFPEIAHKIEKRDVELAKRWEH